In Streptococcus porcinus, the genomic window TTGCGTTGCCAACTCCGTTCAAAACGAACACCTTCTTCGGGATAATTAAAACTATAAACAACCAGCCCATTTCTGTTTGAATAGAGTGAAACTTGATCTTGACTTTCTAAATCTGTCAAAATAGCAATGGGCTGAGTAATATCATCCTTAACAACGAAAGCATCATCTAGACCTGCTGTCTGTTTAAGAGGAGTCTGCAAGCAAGTTGGAATTAAAAAATCATAAGGTGAGCCCTTTACAGGTAAGAATTGGCCAGATGGAATAAGTTCATTATTAGTTTCTAGCATTTGTTGGGAAGCGATAAATAATGAATGTTTTTCAATGGTTTCTTGAGAGCTCAAATTAAAGTAAACATGGCAAGTGGGATTAAAAAGTGTTTCCCGAGTAACTTGGTCAGCTACATAAGTTACTGATAAACTGTTATCTTTTTCCAAACGGTAGGTAGCACTCACTCGCATATCTCCTGGAAAACCATCAAGCTCTGCTCGAGCTTGATAGGTAAAGCAAACTTCCGCATAGCTGTCACTTACATTGGTATGATAGGACCAGTTTTGTTTATGAAATCCCTGTGGTCCCCCATGAATACAATTTGTATAACTATTTTGGGGAAGTTGATAGACCCCATCCGTCAGAGCAATACGCCCCCTTGAAATTCTTCCCGCCACTCGTCCAATAGATTGTCCAGCACAGATACCATTTGCCAAGTACTCACTTGGCTTTTCATGTCCTAGAACGATATTCTTATAGGTTCCATCTGTTTGAGGAACTAGATAGGCTTGCCATGTTGCACCCAAGCTTAAAAAATGTGCTCTGATACCATTTTCATTTATTAGTTGAATTTGAAAAATTTCTATACCATCAACCACTTCAATAAGAACACTTTTTACTTCCATATAAAATCCTCTTTTAGTTAACTTTCTTAAAAAGATAAGAAAAGTAAACCTTTTGAATAGTTTACCTTTCTTTTAATTATTGTTTTTCAATTGAAATTAGCAGTGATGTGAAGTCCTTTAGACCTTCCACAAAATCTTCTTTATCAATAACCAGTCCAGCATTCATTAAGGTTGCACCGGAATAGGTTTTGCTATTATTAATTTTATAAATAGCTTCTGGCTGAAGGTTCTGTAACATCAAACGTTGTCTCCCCTCATTAGATGTAACAAGTGTACGATAAAAGGCTACAAATCCTTTATCGCCATCTTCAGACATAACCTGCCATGCTGTCACTTTACTTTCAAAAGGACTTATTAAACGTGTAAATTCACCCCTTTGAAAAACATGACGATAGTTTTTATAGAACGCTATCTGATTGGCGATTGCTTTTTTTTCATCGCTATTTAATGTTGACAAGTCAAGTTCATAGCCAAAACTACCAAAATAAGCAACGTTTGCTCTAGTCGACAGAGGAGTTACTCGTTGAACCTGCTGATTTGGAACTTCTGACACATGACATCCCATACTTGAAAGTGGATAAACCATTGACGTCCCATATTGAATTTTAAGTCGTTCTATAGCATCTGAATTATCACTTGTCCAAGTTTGTGGAGCATAATAGAGCATCGCAGGATCAAAACGCCCGCCCCCACTTGAGCAAGATTCAAATAACACATTTGGAAATTCACTAGTTAAGGCATCATATAGCCGATAAAGATTTAAAATATATCGATGGAATAGCTCCCCTTGCTGCTGTGAAGAATGTAGTGGACTAAAAACTTCACTCATGTAACGATTCATATCCCATTTAATATAATCAATCTCATGATTAGCTAAAAGCTGATGTAATTGCTGATAAATATTCTGATAAACCTCTTCATTGGCAAGATTGAGCGTATATTGAAATCTTCCATGAGATGTATTGCGATCGGGGTGATGAAAAATCCAGTCAGGATGTTCTCTATATAAATCACTGTCTTTATTCACCATTTCAGGTTCTATCCACAAACCAAAGGACATACCCATTTCATGGATAGACTCTATCAAACCAGTAAGACCATGTGGTAGTTTTTCTAAATTAACAGTCCAATCTCCTAATCCAGATCGGTCGCTATTTCTCTTTCCAAACCACCCATCATCCATCACAAACAGTTCTATCCCTACAGATGCAGCTTCTTTAGCTAAAGTTAGAATCCGTTCTTCATCAAAGTCAAAAGTCATTGCTTCCCAGTTATTAAGTAGAACAGGTCTCGGTGTATCACGCCACTTCCCTCTTACCAACCTTTGACGAAATAGACTGTGGAAAGTCTGGCTCATTCCATTTAATCCACAATCACTATAAACCATGACAACTTCCGGTGTAGTAAATGAGGCACCCTTTGACAAAAGCCATTCAAAATTTTCTGGATGAATTCCAAAATTAATGCGTGCCTCGTCATAAGGACTGACATCAATCTGTCCAATAAAATTACCACTATATACTAATGAAAAACCAAATACCTCTCCAAAATTTTCATTGGCATCTCCCCTTAGTAAAGCTAGAAAAGGATTGTGCTCTGCACTACTAGCTCCTTTTAGACTATAAATCGAATGACAGCCTTGCTTTAAAGGAACGACACTGACATGCCTTTCACGACCCCATGCCCCATCTAGATGCAAACATTTAAAATTCGAATCTAATAAATCTAAACTCATAGATAAGGCCTTTTCGAGGACAATATCTTCATCGCCAAGTTGTTCAAAGCGTGCATGACGTGTAATGACTGGTCGATCTTCATAAAGGGTATAAGTCAATTCTAATAGCGTCTGAGAATAATCGTCTCGCAGCTGAACTTTTAGTGTCTCTGCTTCCTCATCACTGTCAACATAAGTTGAGGGCAAATCCTCCAAAGAGGGCTTCCCTTTTTGAATCTGAAAATCATAAAACTTGAAATCTGATAAACGACTTCCATCCTTTGTCTTGATCATAAAAGCAGCATTTGCATAATCGCCTGTTCCAAACGAAGGGTATTCTTGACGAGTGTGTTGTAATGAAAACGTTGGTTCTTCTTCCGATACAAATGAAGTCAATGAACGGTATTCACCTTCTATAAATTGTAAATACGATTCCTCAGGATTAACTCGTTTACCATAGTAAAGGTGGCCCAGCTGGCCATTAGATAAGACACAAAAAACATAGCTCACTTTGTTATTGTAAAGATGAAATTCTTTGGTTTTAGGGTTAAATTTAATTGACATATTTTACTCCTATAATTTTCCTCCAGAGGAAGCAACGCCCTGAATAAATTGTTTTTGAAAAATAAGATAAATAATTACCATTGGCCAAATCGCCAAAACACTAGCAGCCATTAATTGTGGATAATTAGTTGCATATGCTCCTTGGATTTTTGATAAGGCACTTGATAAGGTTGCTGATTCTGCTTCTGAATTGATAATTAATGGCCACAACAAATCTTTAAATGCAAATAAAGCAGTGAAGATGGCTAAAGCTATTAGACCGGACTTAGCAAGTGGTAGCATAATCTTAAAAAATGTTTGTCCTATATTACAACCGTCCAGCTCCGCAGCCTCTTCTAATTCTTTTGGTAAACTTACAAAAAATTGTCTTAATAGGAATGTGCCAAAAGCTGACACTAATCCTGGAAAAACTAGAGCAAAAACAGTATTTCGCATACCTAGACTGTTAATCATAAGATATTGCGGAATAACAAATAGTTGTGGAGGAACCATCATTTGGAAAAGTACTAGACCAAATAAGAAATTTCTACCGGGAAAGCGTAGGCGAGCGAAAGCATACGCTGCCATTGCACTGAATAAAACTGAACTGATAATTCGCCATAACATCATTAAAATCGTATTGAGGTATAAAATAACGAAATTATTTTGTCGAATAACTTCTGAATAATTGCTAAACTGCCAAACATGTGGAAAAATTTTGAATGGATTCATTTGAGTGGATTCCGATACGGTTTTAAAGGAAGTTAAAATCATCCATATAAATGGTACTACCATTCCTAAAGCGATAAAAATAAGAAATAGATGTAACCCTAACTTTGAAAAATATTTTTTTGACTGCATGTCTGCCCCTTTCTAGTGATAGTGAACCCATTTCTTCTGCACCTTCATCTGAATACCAGTAATAACCATAATAATGATGAGTAAGAGCATCACAATCGTTGCACCATAACCTCTGTCAGCATATTTAAAGGACTGATTATAAAAAAGGTAAACTAAAGAAACTGTGTTTTGATATGCTGGACTAGTCACACTTTGAACCATATAAATAGAGTCAAAAACCTGCATCGATGAAATGATATTGGTTACAATGACAAAAAATAAGGTAGGTGAAACCAGAGGCAATGTGATATAAAAGAACTGTTTTATCGGACTTGCACCGTCTATGACTGCAACTTCGTAATAATCTTTTGGAATTTCTTGGAGCCCAGCCAAAATCAATATCATCCCGTAGCCTACTGAACTCCAAATACCAATAATAGCAATCGAGTACATAGCTATTTTAGGATCCTTCAACCAATCAATAGCCCCAATTCCTATTTTAGATAACATAAAGTTGATTAATCCAAAATCCTCGTTATAAAGCCATTTCCAAACCATAGTAACTGCTGCAGGAGCTGCTACCATTGGTAAAAAATAAATTGTCCTATAGAGATGTTTACCTTTAATATTTGCATTCAAAATACTTGCTAGTATTAGAGCTAGAATAACCATTATAGGAACTACTAGTAATGTATATAGAATTGTATTCCAGGTTGCTTGCCAGACTTGTTGATCCTCTAGTAATCGTTTATAATTTGCTAACCCAATAAATATATCTCCTCTCCCAAAATCCCCACTTTTAAAAAAACTCATCTTTAAAGTTTGTAGAATAGGGATAATATTCAGGATAACTAAACCAATTATGGTCGGTGCTACAAATAGTAAGCCCCAAAAAGTTTGTTTTCGTTTTTTATAATTTTTCATTGCCTCATCTCCTATCAAAAACTGGAGAAGATTTTTCAATTTTCTCCAGCTTTAAATAAATGGCTATTTTTCTGACTCTAATTCTTCATTCATCATTTTAGCTGTTTTCTGGGCTGCTTTTTCGACAGATTCTTTCCCAAGGTAAGCCGGTTTTAGGGTTTCATATGCTTTATCTTCCCACTTGGTCGTTGCATTTGAGTATGGACGAATTTGAGCGTAGTCCAACATATCAATAAAGTGTTTTATCTTAAAGTTCTTGTTGGAATCTACCCAAGTATCCGATGTCCCTTTATACGCAGAGATTGCAACACCAAGTTTAGCTTGCATAACTTGTCCTTCTTTTGAACTTAGATATTCTACCCATTTCCATGATTCTTTAGGATGTTTCGTATTAGCAGAGATTGCATTCCCTAGACCATTAAATATAGTTGCTCGTTTTTCTCCTTTTGGCAAAACAGCAACATCAACGTTTGCCTTAATATAATCGTTTTGACTAAAAGAACTTAAGTTCCAAGAGCCAAAGTAACCCATCGCAACTTGTCCATTCTCAAGAGCTTCCACGCTGGCCTTATCATCAGTAACCTTAGGGGATAGCCCTTCATCTACAAAACTATTGTAGAACTTAAGAGCTTCCACAGTTTTAGGATCGTCATAGCCGGATTTTTTATCTTTAGTGATGATAGTTCCACCATTTTGATAGACAAAATTATAGTATCCTGACTGATTCTGTAAAGGAGCAAGGAACCCATATTGATGTTTATCTGCTTTTGTCAGACGTTTAGCGTTCTCTTTCAATGTCTGCCAATCCCAAGTTTCGTCCGGATATTTAATACCAGCTTCATCGAACATTTTCTTATTATACCAAAGGCCTATTGTATCAAAGTCTTTAGGAATAGCATATTGGTGGCCCTTAATAGCATAAATAGAGGTTAAATCTTTAGGAAAATGACTTAATGATACCATCTTGCTAGACTTAATATAATCATCAAGATTTAGCAACATTTCGTTAGCACCATAACGGTAGATTTCATTTGAATGCATCCAGAAAGTATCAGGTAATGAGCCTCCTGTTGCACCAGCTTCCAGCATCGTCCAGTAAGTATCCCAGGAAACAACCTGAATATCTACTTTAATTTTTGGATTTTTTTCTTCAAATTTATCAGCTATTTTACGAATCCCAGGTTCTTGACCTGAATCCCAAATAGCATATGAGATGGTTGTTTTCCCATCTTTTGTTGTAGAACTTTCTGTTTGTTTTTTATCCTTATCTGAACAAGCAGCTAAAGATAAGCCTAAACTAAAGAGTAGAATACCTAAGCCTAACTTTCTCATTTTCATTTTCGTCTTCCTCCTGAAAATCGAATATATTTATGTTATATTCATTATAGAATGTAACCGCTTCCTTTTGAATCTCTTGTTTTGACTTCCTTTATATTAAGTTGCGTTTTTTTTAGATTTCCTCAAATAAAATGTCACAAATACAAATATTTTTGGTAAAATGAGTTTATCATTCATGAAAGAGGATACATATGTCAACTCCAAAATTTTTCCTATTTAATAACACATCATATATGGATTTTTATCCTATACAGTTTGGATACGAAGATTGTGATCCCTTTCATTCCTTTGGACCTTCTGTTAGAAAACATTACATTTTTCATTACATTACTGAAGGGGAAGGGACATTATATATTAGTGAGGCTAATAAACATTATGTTCTTAAAGCAGGACAAGGCTTTTTAATTCCTCCTCATCTTATTTCCAGTTATGAGGCAGATGCTGATAATCCTTGGTCATATATGTGGATTGAATTCAGTGGTATTAAAGCTTACCATTATATCCAACAAGCAGGACTTGATAAGGGGCATTACGTCTTTGAGCAATCAAAATCTCCAAAAGAAAGTTTAGTATACAATTATTTAAAAGAGTTAATTGATGGTCATGATAAACGCTCTTCATATATCATTGCCAAAACTTATCTATTTATTGATGCGTTAATTGAGGAGTCTCAATCACAAACTGTTACATCCCATGACGATATTAAAGAATTCTACATCAGAGAGGCACTGAATTTTATAGAACGAAATTATGAAAATAATATTTCCGTTGAAACTATTGCTAACCATTGTAATTTAAACAGACATTATTTTAGTAGGCTTTTCAAAGAGAAGATGAACATTTCCCCACAAACCTTTTTAATTTCTTATCGACTAAGTAAATCCTGCGAACTATTAAGACATACTAACATGTCTTTACAAGAAATTGCTGAAGCAGTCGGGTATTCCAATCAGTTTAATTTTTCAACTGCATTCAAACGTCACTACAATCTGTCTCCACTCCATTGGCGAAAACACCATAGTTAATATCTCCTATTTCCCTAGCTATCACTTCCTCTTATTTTTTACCAATAGAATAGATACTGAAAAAAGCTTCCTTAGCACTATTCTCTAAGGAAGCTTTTTTCTATTGATACAGTTTAGCCAGCACTTATATCAGAATAAAATAGGTACTAAAAACTTATTGCTAGTCTATAAACTTAATAAGTACCTAACTGACAATCATTAATTCTAAAGTATAATATATAACTTACTTAGCCTCTCTCAAGATAAGAAAATTAAAAAAACAAGGTAGGTCACACAAACCTCCTTGCCACTAAAAATAAGCTCATATATACTTATCTATTCAAAAACTTCACGTCAAATACTATCCAACCATTAGTAT contains:
- a CDS encoding aldose epimerase family protein → MEVKSVLIEVVDGIEIFQIQLINENGIRAHFLSLGATWQAYLVPQTDGTYKNIVLGHEKPSEYLANGICAGQSIGRVAGRISRGRIALTDGVYQLPQNSYTNCIHGGPQGFHKQNWSYHTNVSDSYAEVCFTYQARAELDGFPGDMRVSATYRLEKDNSLSVTYVADQVTRETLFNPTCHVYFNLSSQETIEKHSLFIASQQMLETNNELIPSGQFLPVKGSPYDFLIPTCLQTPLKQTAGLDDAFVVKDDITQPIAILTDLESQDQVSLYSNRNGLVVYSFNYPEEGVRFERSWQRNNVKYEGLALEAQTLPDAITHEHLGNIRLSKGQKKSYAIKYQFSFPSMQSHP
- a CDS encoding alpha-galactosidase, producing the protein MSIKFNPKTKEFHLYNNKVSYVFCVLSNGQLGHLYYGKRVNPEESYLQFIEGEYRSLTSFVSEEEPTFSLQHTRQEYPSFGTGDYANAAFMIKTKDGSRLSDFKFYDFQIQKGKPSLEDLPSTYVDSDEEAETLKVQLRDDYSQTLLELTYTLYEDRPVITRHARFEQLGDEDIVLEKALSMSLDLLDSNFKCLHLDGAWGRERHVSVVPLKQGCHSIYSLKGASSAEHNPFLALLRGDANENFGEVFGFSLVYSGNFIGQIDVSPYDEARINFGIHPENFEWLLSKGASFTTPEVVMVYSDCGLNGMSQTFHSLFRQRLVRGKWRDTPRPVLLNNWEAMTFDFDEERILTLAKEAASVGIELFVMDDGWFGKRNSDRSGLGDWTVNLEKLPHGLTGLIESIHEMGMSFGLWIEPEMVNKDSDLYREHPDWIFHHPDRNTSHGRFQYTLNLANEEVYQNIYQQLHQLLANHEIDYIKWDMNRYMSEVFSPLHSSQQQGELFHRYILNLYRLYDALTSEFPNVLFESCSSGGGRFDPAMLYYAPQTWTSDNSDAIERLKIQYGTSMVYPLSSMGCHVSEVPNQQVQRVTPLSTRANVAYFGSFGYELDLSTLNSDEKKAIANQIAFYKNYRHVFQRGEFTRLISPFESKVTAWQVMSEDGDKGFVAFYRTLVTSNEGRQRLMLQNLQPEAIYKINNSKTYSGATLMNAGLVIDKEDFVEGLKDFTSLLISIEKQ
- a CDS encoding carbohydrate ABC transporter permease; the protein is MQSKKYFSKLGLHLFLIFIALGMVVPFIWMILTSFKTVSESTQMNPFKIFPHVWQFSNYSEVIRQNNFVILYLNTILMMLWRIISSVLFSAMAAYAFARLRFPGRNFLFGLVLFQMMVPPQLFVIPQYLMINSLGMRNTVFALVFPGLVSAFGTFLLRQFFVSLPKELEEAAELDGCNIGQTFFKIMLPLAKSGLIALAIFTALFAFKDLLWPLIINSEAESATLSSALSKIQGAYATNYPQLMAASVLAIWPMVIIYLIFQKQFIQGVASSGGKL
- a CDS encoding carbohydrate ABC transporter permease codes for the protein MKNYKKRKQTFWGLLFVAPTIIGLVILNIIPILQTLKMSFFKSGDFGRGDIFIGLANYKRLLEDQQVWQATWNTILYTLLVVPIMVILALILASILNANIKGKHLYRTIYFLPMVAAPAAVTMVWKWLYNEDFGLINFMLSKIGIGAIDWLKDPKIAMYSIAIIGIWSSVGYGMILILAGLQEIPKDYYEVAVIDGASPIKQFFYITLPLVSPTLFFVIVTNIISSMQVFDSIYMVQSVTSPAYQNTVSLVYLFYNQSFKYADRGYGATIVMLLLIIIMVITGIQMKVQKKWVHYH
- a CDS encoding sugar ABC transporter substrate-binding protein — protein: MKMRKLGLGILLFSLGLSLAACSDKDKKQTESSTTKDGKTTISYAIWDSGQEPGIRKIADKFEEKNPKIKVDIQVVSWDTYWTMLEAGATGGSLPDTFWMHSNEIYRYGANEMLLNLDDYIKSSKMVSLSHFPKDLTSIYAIKGHQYAIPKDFDTIGLWYNKKMFDEAGIKYPDETWDWQTLKENAKRLTKADKHQYGFLAPLQNQSGYYNFVYQNGGTIITKDKKSGYDDPKTVEALKFYNSFVDEGLSPKVTDDKASVEALENGQVAMGYFGSWNLSSFSQNDYIKANVDVAVLPKGEKRATIFNGLGNAISANTKHPKESWKWVEYLSSKEGQVMQAKLGVAISAYKGTSDTWVDSNKNFKIKHFIDMLDYAQIRPYSNATTKWEDKAYETLKPAYLGKESVEKAAQKTAKMMNEELESEK
- a CDS encoding AraC family transcriptional regulator, with the protein product MSTPKFFLFNNTSYMDFYPIQFGYEDCDPFHSFGPSVRKHYIFHYITEGEGTLYISEANKHYVLKAGQGFLIPPHLISSYEADADNPWSYMWIEFSGIKAYHYIQQAGLDKGHYVFEQSKSPKESLVYNYLKELIDGHDKRSSYIIAKTYLFIDALIEESQSQTVTSHDDIKEFYIREALNFIERNYENNISVETIANHCNLNRHYFSRLFKEKMNISPQTFLISYRLSKSCELLRHTNMSLQEIAEAVGYSNQFNFSTAFKRHYNLSPLHWRKHHS